GGGCACGATCCCCAAGTTCCTGCCCAGGTCCCCAACATAGGTACTTTCTTCCCCATCGATGCGGTGAACCGTCCCCGGAACGCAGCAGGAGATGAGACGCAGAAAGATCCGCAGACGGTTGGGGTGTGACAAAGCCTTAAACATGCCGGCCATTTTCTCTAAATTA
This is a stretch of genomic DNA from Deltaproteobacteria bacterium. It encodes these proteins:
- a CDS encoding helix-turn-helix transcriptional regulator; translation: MLKYRNDNLEKMAGMFKALSHPNRLRIFLRLISCCVPGTVHRIDGEESTYVGDLGRNLGIVPSTVSHHIKELRRAGLIRMERRGQKIECWVDPEVIKELAGFFSV